One window from the genome of Aminivibrio pyruvatiphilus encodes:
- the lepA gene encoding translation elongation factor 4 has protein sequence MEQQYIRNFCIIAHIDHGKSTLADRLLESTSTIGLRDMKQQILDSLDLERERGITIKLVPVKMNYTAKDGREYVLNLIDTPGHVDFGYEVSRSLAACEGALLVVDATQGVEAQTLANAYMAVDQGLEILPVINKIDLPSSRPEYVIREIEDVVGLDCDHVILASAKEGKGIDDILERVVEKVPAPLGDREAPLQAMIFDSVYDNYKGVICYIRVVNGRIRPGQTIRFMATGGVFPVEEVGVFRPGFQPCDELAAGEVGYVVSNIKTVAEAHTGDTITDNGRPAASPLPGYRKVKPVVFCGFYPVERDDYPQLRDALEKLTLNDSSINFEPETSVALGFGFRCGFLGLLHMDVSKERLRREFGVELVATAPNVVYEVVTKDGGLIEAHRPSDFPEIGEIQEVREPVIKISLFVPTEYVGKVMKLCQDKRGTYVSMDYLAPDRVRLVYELPLAEFIIDFHDKLKSQTRGYASLDYEFIGLKAADLVRVDVLVSGEAADAFSFICHRDSAYYRGQAAVRKLKELIPSQLFEVPIQASVGKKVIVRQNVKALRKDVLAKCYGGDITRKRKLLEKQKEGKKRMKQIGKVSIPQEAFLAFLQVEEDEEK, from the coding sequence ATGGAACAGCAGTACATTCGCAACTTCTGCATCATCGCCCACATAGACCACGGCAAGTCCACCCTTGCCGACCGTCTTCTCGAGAGCACGAGCACCATCGGCCTGAGGGACATGAAGCAGCAGATTCTCGACTCTCTCGACCTTGAACGGGAACGGGGCATAACCATCAAGCTCGTTCCGGTAAAGATGAACTATACGGCGAAGGACGGCAGGGAATATGTGCTCAACCTCATAGATACGCCGGGACACGTGGACTTCGGGTACGAGGTTTCCCGGTCCCTTGCGGCCTGCGAAGGGGCGCTGCTCGTGGTGGACGCCACCCAGGGCGTGGAGGCCCAGACCCTGGCAAACGCCTATATGGCAGTGGACCAGGGGCTCGAGATCCTCCCGGTGATCAACAAGATAGATCTTCCGTCCTCCAGGCCGGAGTACGTGATTCGGGAAATCGAGGACGTGGTGGGCCTTGACTGCGATCATGTCATCCTCGCCAGCGCCAAGGAGGGAAAGGGAATCGATGATATCCTGGAACGGGTAGTAGAGAAAGTTCCCGCTCCTTTGGGCGACCGGGAGGCTCCCCTCCAGGCGATGATTTTCGATTCCGTCTACGATAATTATAAGGGGGTCATCTGCTACATTCGCGTGGTAAACGGCAGGATCCGCCCGGGGCAGACCATCCGTTTCATGGCCACCGGAGGTGTCTTCCCCGTGGAGGAAGTGGGAGTGTTCCGCCCCGGTTTCCAGCCCTGCGATGAACTTGCCGCCGGAGAAGTCGGGTATGTGGTCTCCAATATCAAAACAGTGGCGGAAGCCCACACAGGCGATACCATCACCGACAACGGCAGGCCCGCTGCCTCGCCCCTCCCGGGCTACCGCAAGGTCAAGCCCGTGGTGTTCTGCGGGTTTTATCCCGTGGAGCGGGATGATTACCCTCAGCTCCGGGATGCCCTGGAAAAACTGACCCTCAATGATTCCTCCATCAACTTCGAGCCCGAGACGTCCGTGGCCCTCGGTTTCGGCTTCCGGTGCGGCTTTCTCGGCCTGTTGCACATGGATGTCTCGAAGGAACGGCTCCGGAGGGAGTTCGGGGTGGAACTCGTGGCTACAGCCCCCAACGTGGTCTACGAAGTTGTGACGAAGGACGGGGGCCTCATCGAGGCCCACAGGCCTTCCGATTTCCCCGAAATCGGCGAGATCCAGGAAGTCCGGGAACCGGTGATCAAGATCTCCCTTTTCGTTCCCACGGAGTATGTCGGGAAGGTGATGAAACTCTGCCAGGACAAGCGGGGCACCTATGTTTCCATGGATTATCTCGCTCCGGACAGGGTCCGGCTGGTGTATGAACTTCCACTGGCGGAATTCATCATCGACTTTCACGACAAGCTCAAATCCCAGACGAGAGGGTACGCCTCCCTTGACTACGAGTTCATCGGCCTGAAAGCGGCCGATCTCGTGAGGGTCGATGTGCTTGTGAGCGGCGAGGCTGCGGATGCATTTTCCTTCATCTGCCACCGGGATTCAGCCTATTACAGGGGGCAGGCGGCCGTGAGGAAACTGAAGGAGCTGATCCCCAGCCAGCTTTTCGAGGTTCCCATCCAGGCCTCCGTAGGAAAAAAAGTCATCGTACGCCAGAACGTGAAAGCCCTTCGCAAGGATGTTCTCGCCAAATGCTACGGAGGAGACATCACCAGGAAGAGGAAACTGCTCGAAAAGCAGAAGGAAGGGAAGAAGCGGATGAAACAGATCGGCAAGGTCTCCATTCCCCAGGAGGCGTTCCTCGCTTTCCTCCAGGTGGAAGAGGATGAGGAAAAATAG
- the mobA gene encoding molybdenum cofactor guanylyltransferase produces the protein MKALEGVPVTAIVLAGGYGRRMGGEKLFLEINSVPLVLKVLRKVSRFSGEVLLSVAPRQTPYVSGMLSGIISQYGLRLVEDRQEGSGPLGGILEGLKQASLKWSFVCACDMPWISGAVVRTLWSCGEEDADIVVPRIGGYFEPLHAFYSRECIPAIERAVQSGERKITSFYDSLKVSPVDDEHFSHLPGYKKSFGNLNTRNDLLDPGNAHLFD, from the coding sequence ATGAAGGCCTTGGAAGGGGTTCCGGTAACGGCTATAGTCCTCGCAGGCGGTTACGGCCGGCGGATGGGCGGAGAAAAACTGTTTCTTGAGATCAACTCTGTCCCCCTCGTTTTGAAGGTGCTCAGGAAAGTTTCCCGTTTTTCGGGAGAGGTTCTCCTTTCCGTGGCGCCGAGACAAACACCGTATGTTTCCGGCATGCTCTCGGGTATAATCTCTCAGTACGGCCTGCGCCTCGTGGAAGACAGGCAGGAAGGGAGCGGTCCCCTGGGCGGCATTCTGGAGGGATTGAAGCAGGCTTCCCTGAAGTGGTCTTTTGTCTGCGCCTGTGACATGCCATGGATTTCAGGGGCCGTCGTCAGGACCCTGTGGAGCTGCGGAGAGGAAGACGCCGACATTGTCGTGCCGAGGATCGGCGGATATTTCGAACCTCTCCACGCTTTTTACAGCAGGGAATGCATTCCTGCCATAGAGAGGGCGGTGCAGTCCGGAGAACGGAAGATCACGTCTTTTTATGACTCGCTGAAGGTGTCCCCAGTGGATGATGAGCATTTTTCCCATCTCCCGGGCTACAAAAAATCCTTCGGCAATCTGAACACAAGAAACGATCTCCTGGATCCGGGAAACGCACACCTCTTTGATTAA
- the purC gene encoding phosphoribosylaminoimidazolesuccinocarboxamide synthase, translated as MEKREFLYEGKAKKVWTTDDPSVYVVEYKNSLTAFNALKKDSIEGKGRLNNLISSVLFEHLGKKGVPTHFISRIDDLQQLVRKVTIIPIEVVVRNITTGTLCKRLGVEEGKVLPRPLVELYLKDDALGDPIITEDHALLFGWSTQEQLNKIKEITLKVNSLLSEYFLGLGIILVDFKLEFGTDTEDNLLLADEISPDTCRFWDRDTKNRLDKDRFRKDLGDVLGAYEEIWRRVSSAEAL; from the coding sequence ATGGAAAAAAGAGAGTTTCTGTACGAAGGAAAAGCGAAAAAAGTCTGGACCACTGACGATCCTTCCGTGTACGTCGTGGAATATAAAAATTCCCTCACGGCCTTCAACGCCCTGAAAAAAGACTCCATTGAAGGCAAGGGAAGGCTCAACAACCTCATCAGCTCCGTCCTGTTCGAGCACTTGGGGAAAAAAGGCGTTCCCACCCATTTTATCAGCAGGATCGACGATCTCCAGCAGCTTGTCCGGAAGGTCACCATCATCCCCATCGAGGTAGTGGTGAGGAACATCACCACGGGAACCCTCTGCAAACGCCTCGGAGTCGAGGAAGGCAAGGTGCTTCCCCGCCCGCTGGTTGAACTCTACCTGAAGGACGATGCTCTGGGCGATCCGATTATAACCGAGGACCATGCCCTTCTCTTCGGCTGGTCGACTCAGGAGCAGTTAAATAAAATAAAGGAAATAACCCTCAAGGTCAATTCTCTTCTCTCCGAATATTTTCTCGGCCTCGGGATCATACTGGTGGACTTCAAGCTCGAGTTCGGAACCGACACGGAAGACAACCTTCTTCTCGCGGACGAAATTTCCCCCGATACCTGCCGTTTCTGGGACAGGGACACCAAAAACCGCCTGGACAAGGACCGTTTCCGGAAAGACCTGGGAGACGTTCTCGGAGCTTACGAAGAAATCTGGAGACGGGTATCCTCTGCGGAGGCCCTGTGA
- the purS gene encoding phosphoribosylformylglycinamidine synthase subunit PurS codes for MLRHVHVFVQLKEGVLDIQGKTVANSLVSLGHDSLGSAKVGKYIQLWIEADSAAGARKEAEQMCDDLLVNPIIEQYRIEVEGE; via the coding sequence ATGCTCCGTCACGTCCATGTTTTTGTTCAGCTCAAGGAGGGCGTTCTCGATATCCAGGGAAAAACGGTGGCCAATTCTCTTGTTTCCCTCGGTCATGATTCCCTGGGATCCGCAAAAGTCGGGAAGTACATCCAGCTCTGGATCGAAGCCGATTCGGCAGCCGGCGCCAGGAAAGAAGCGGAACAAATGTGTGACGATCTCCTGGTCAACCCCATAATCGAACAGTACCGCATCGAAGTGGAGGGAGAGTAG
- the purQ gene encoding phosphoribosylformylglycinamidine synthase subunit PurQ, with protein MKTAVVIFPGSNCDQDVIHSVRDTLGCEVNAVWHREERLPEGTDLVILPGGFSYGDYLRSGAMAARSPVMGAVREHGGHGGLVLGICNGFQILTESRLLPGVLLPNKTLSFICRPCCLSVENTETPFTGLFEKGQVVQFPIAHGDGLFFLPADELEDLEKRGGAVFRYVSPGGDGGDEWNPNGSVNSIAGIVNPEGNILGLMPHPERASEAILGGEDGRLFWRSVASFLEKGGRRHGLQ; from the coding sequence GTGAAGACCGCCGTCGTCATTTTTCCGGGGAGCAACTGTGACCAGGATGTCATTCATTCCGTCAGGGACACCCTCGGATGTGAAGTGAATGCCGTCTGGCACAGGGAGGAACGGCTCCCCGAAGGAACCGATCTCGTCATTCTGCCGGGCGGTTTTTCCTACGGAGATTACCTGAGAAGCGGCGCCATGGCGGCCCGATCCCCCGTCATGGGGGCGGTCAGGGAGCACGGCGGGCATGGGGGACTCGTTCTGGGCATCTGCAACGGGTTCCAGATATTGACTGAATCCCGCCTTCTTCCCGGAGTGCTTCTTCCCAATAAAACCCTTTCATTTATCTGCAGGCCGTGCTGTTTGTCGGTGGAAAACACGGAAACGCCCTTTACGGGCCTTTTCGAAAAAGGACAGGTAGTGCAGTTTCCCATCGCCCACGGGGACGGCCTCTTCTTCCTCCCCGCAGACGAGCTCGAAGACCTGGAAAAAAGAGGAGGGGCCGTTTTCCGCTATGTCTCTCCCGGCGGTGACGGAGGAGATGAGTGGAATCCCAACGGGTCCGTGAACAGCATCGCGGGCATTGTCAATCCGGAGGGCAATATTCTTGGCCTTATGCCCCACCCGGAAAGGGCGAGCGAGGCCATTCTCGGAGGAGAGGACGGCCGGCTGTTCTGGCGGTCCGTCGCTTCTTTCCTCGAGAAAGGAGGCAGGCGCCATGGACTTCAGTAA
- the purL gene encoding phosphoribosylformylglycinamidine synthase subunit PurL, whose translation MDFSKYGIRKEEFAAAEAALGREPNECELRILGVMWSEHCSYKSTKHLLKHFPTRGPKVILGPGENAGIVDLGDGLGAAFKAESHNHPSAVAPYQGAATGVGGIIRDILALGARPVASMDGLFFGDPEHPRTGHLSAGIVKGVGDYGNAVGVPTVGGKTAYDSCYNENPLLNAFCIGLVELDKIVSSQTARPGQLVVLLGSKTGRDGIAGAAFASVELSEDAKESRPSIQIGDPFAEKMLIEACLELKEKNLIVSMQDMGAAGITSSSSEVAAKSGVGMKLHFDRVPLRAEDMEPWEIALSESQERMLLIVEPKNIDEVCSVARKWELDCAVIGETEEGDDYSIFFHGEKVASLPATLIGDGCPPIHWPAEKPADFEKRWNFDLDGLPVPGDWNQALLSLLGTPSMAPKHWISEQYDSMVQLNTVRGPGHPVSVLRVKGKESLIALVLDADPWKCGLDPFSGGAETVARTVRALSVAGAEPLGLTDCLNFPSPEVPGQYWALEECIKGMAAACVALGCPVVSGNVSLYNETKSGAILPTPVVGTVGLIPSPDDYLLSGAWEEGDVLFFVGPCNPSLAGSQYLRSLGLSPAGRPLGFSGEAEKDFSERALRTARAKAARSGRALAGGGLAAALAKDSAESGLGAHITLGIPTRKDVVLFGEGGARALYSVPMSRVPLFKAIWSGYPCLELGRAGGDSLSVDGAFSLTVARLREIWRNN comes from the coding sequence ATGGACTTCAGTAAATACGGCATCAGGAAGGAAGAATTCGCCGCCGCCGAAGCCGCCCTCGGAAGGGAGCCCAATGAATGCGAACTCAGGATCCTCGGGGTTATGTGGTCTGAGCACTGCAGCTACAAGTCCACGAAACATCTTCTTAAGCATTTCCCCACAAGGGGGCCGAAGGTCATCCTCGGACCAGGTGAAAACGCCGGAATCGTCGACCTCGGAGACGGTCTTGGAGCGGCGTTCAAGGCGGAAAGCCACAATCACCCGTCCGCGGTGGCGCCCTACCAGGGAGCAGCCACCGGGGTCGGAGGCATCATCCGGGATATTCTCGCCCTTGGTGCCAGGCCTGTGGCCTCCATGGACGGACTCTTTTTCGGAGACCCGGAACATCCCAGAACCGGTCATCTGTCTGCGGGAATCGTGAAGGGGGTGGGAGACTACGGGAATGCCGTGGGTGTCCCCACCGTCGGAGGAAAAACGGCCTACGATTCATGCTACAACGAAAACCCTCTTCTCAACGCATTCTGCATCGGTCTCGTCGAGCTGGATAAAATCGTCAGTTCCCAGACCGCCCGCCCGGGGCAGCTCGTGGTTCTTCTCGGGTCCAAAACCGGACGTGACGGCATAGCAGGCGCGGCATTCGCATCCGTCGAACTTTCTGAGGACGCCAAGGAAAGCAGGCCTTCCATACAGATAGGCGATCCCTTCGCGGAAAAAATGCTTATCGAGGCATGCCTTGAACTGAAGGAAAAGAACCTGATCGTCAGCATGCAGGATATGGGTGCCGCAGGCATCACCTCCTCCTCGAGCGAGGTGGCAGCCAAGAGCGGTGTCGGCATGAAACTCCACTTCGACAGGGTGCCCCTTCGGGCAGAAGACATGGAGCCCTGGGAGATCGCCCTCTCCGAATCCCAGGAGAGAATGCTGCTCATCGTCGAACCGAAAAATATTGACGAGGTCTGCTCGGTCGCCCGGAAATGGGAACTTGACTGCGCGGTCATAGGGGAAACCGAGGAGGGGGATGACTACTCCATTTTCTTCCACGGAGAAAAAGTTGCTTCCCTTCCCGCCACGCTCATCGGGGACGGGTGTCCCCCCATTCACTGGCCGGCGGAAAAACCGGCGGACTTTGAAAAAAGATGGAATTTCGACCTGGACGGTCTCCCCGTTCCCGGAGACTGGAACCAGGCGCTGCTCTCCCTCCTCGGTACTCCTTCCATGGCCCCGAAACACTGGATTTCCGAGCAGTACGACTCCATGGTGCAGCTCAACACGGTCAGGGGGCCGGGACATCCGGTAAGCGTCCTCAGGGTCAAGGGAAAAGAGTCTCTTATCGCCCTGGTTCTCGACGCTGATCCCTGGAAATGCGGCCTCGATCCTTTCAGCGGAGGCGCCGAAACAGTCGCCCGGACCGTGCGGGCTCTCTCGGTTGCAGGAGCTGAACCCCTCGGGCTGACGGATTGCCTCAATTTTCCGTCCCCCGAGGTTCCCGGGCAATACTGGGCCCTGGAAGAATGCATCAAGGGGATGGCGGCAGCGTGCGTAGCCCTCGGCTGTCCGGTGGTCTCAGGGAACGTGAGTCTCTACAACGAAACGAAATCCGGCGCCATTCTGCCTACTCCCGTGGTGGGGACGGTGGGACTCATTCCTTCCCCCGACGATTACCTTCTCTCAGGTGCCTGGGAAGAAGGGGATGTCCTCTTCTTTGTGGGCCCCTGCAACCCTTCCCTCGCCGGCAGCCAGTACCTCCGGTCCCTTGGCCTGTCCCCTGCAGGGCGCCCTCTCGGTTTCTCCGGTGAAGCCGAAAAGGATTTTTCCGAAAGGGCCCTCAGAACCGCCCGTGCAAAAGCGGCACGGAGCGGGCGGGCTCTCGCCGGAGGGGGACTTGCCGCCGCCCTGGCGAAGGACTCTGCGGAAAGCGGTCTCGGGGCACACATTACCCTCGGGATTCCCACAAGAAAAGATGTGGTTCTCTTCGGCGAGGGAGGAGCCCGGGCCCTGTATTCCGTTCCCATGTCCAGGGTTCCTCTCTTTAAGGCAATCTGGAGCGGCTATCCGTGCCTTGAACTGGGGCGGGCAGGCGGCGACTCTCTTTCCGTTGACGGGGCTTTCAGCCTGACGGTTGCCCGTCTACGGGAAATATGGAGGAATAACTGA
- the purF gene encoding amidophosphoribosyltransferase, translated as MCGIFGAYSPMGKKVLEDVYLGLYALQHRGQEAAGVAWVNPQGRISSIKGSGLVHLALNQAELAAVETSCAIGHVRYSTAGGSELANAQPLTASTSKTSLAVAHNGNLTNAGGIKLFLENRGAIFHSATDTEVILHLMAHQPHKESLDALLDSLTRLRGAYSLAMVIGQDLVAARDPWGFRPLVIGKRDDVFYVSSETCALNLVGASVVREVEPGEVVIFGRKGMDSIPIPVDVKRRYGCAFEFVYFARPDSVISGRSVYEVRKELGRKLADRAPCPEAHLATGMPDSGTIAALGYAEKSATPYEQTVVRNRYVGRTFIEPTQRVRELGVRIKLNPITEVLSGKNVVVVDDSIVRGTTCQRMISMIKACGASQVHVRISSPPVRFPCYYGIDTPTRVELAAARMNLRQLEREVGADSLSYITEEDLIEAIGLPCGEVCTACFSGQYMEGGEDNEPEL; from the coding sequence ATGTGCGGCATTTTCGGTGCCTACTCCCCCATGGGGAAAAAGGTTCTGGAGGACGTCTACCTGGGCCTCTACGCCCTGCAGCACAGAGGCCAGGAGGCGGCGGGAGTGGCCTGGGTCAATCCCCAGGGCCGGATTTCCTCCATCAAGGGATCAGGGCTTGTCCATCTTGCCCTGAACCAGGCAGAACTTGCGGCCGTGGAAACGTCGTGCGCCATAGGCCATGTCCGGTACTCCACCGCAGGGGGATCTGAACTGGCGAATGCCCAGCCGCTCACAGCGAGCACTTCGAAAACCTCCCTTGCCGTGGCCCATAACGGGAACCTGACCAATGCAGGCGGAATCAAGCTTTTCCTTGAAAACCGCGGAGCCATCTTCCATTCGGCCACGGATACGGAGGTCATCCTTCACCTCATGGCCCACCAGCCCCACAAGGAGTCCCTGGACGCCCTGCTGGATTCTCTCACCAGACTGAGGGGGGCCTACTCCCTCGCCATGGTGATAGGCCAGGATCTTGTGGCCGCCAGGGACCCCTGGGGATTCCGGCCGCTGGTCATCGGAAAGCGGGACGACGTGTTTTACGTCTCCTCGGAAACCTGCGCCCTGAACCTTGTAGGTGCCTCAGTGGTGCGGGAAGTTGAGCCGGGAGAGGTGGTCATCTTCGGCCGGAAGGGCATGGATTCCATCCCCATTCCGGTGGACGTGAAGCGCCGCTACGGATGTGCCTTCGAATTTGTCTATTTCGCAAGGCCCGACAGCGTCATCAGCGGGCGCTCGGTCTACGAGGTCCGGAAAGAACTGGGAAGGAAGCTCGCCGACCGGGCACCGTGCCCCGAAGCCCATCTCGCCACGGGAATGCCGGACAGCGGCACCATCGCCGCCCTCGGCTACGCGGAAAAAAGTGCCACTCCCTATGAACAGACAGTGGTCAGGAACAGGTACGTCGGCAGGACCTTCATCGAACCGACCCAGCGGGTCCGGGAGCTCGGCGTAAGAATCAAGCTCAACCCAATCACGGAAGTGCTTTCGGGCAAGAACGTGGTGGTGGTGGACGACTCCATCGTCCGGGGGACCACGTGCCAGAGGATGATTTCCATGATAAAGGCATGCGGTGCAAGCCAGGTTCACGTCAGAATTTCGTCTCCGCCGGTGCGGTTCCCCTGTTACTACGGCATCGATACGCCGACGAGGGTGGAGCTTGCGGCGGCCAGGATGAACCTCCGGCAGCTCGAACGGGAGGTGGGGGCGGATTCCCTCTCCTACATAACGGAGGAAGACCTCATCGAGGCTATCGGTCTTCCCTGCGGCGAGGTCTGCACGGCCTGCTTTTCCGGCCAGTACATGGAGGGAGGAGAAGATAATGAACCTGAACTATAG
- the purM gene encoding phosphoribosylformylglycinamidine cyclo-ligase has protein sequence MNLNYRDAGVDIPLADQWVGTIRNIVRSMPADPNVLGGIGGFSGLYRLPGGLVLAGCCDGVGTKIEVAKAAGKFDGIGQDLVAMNVNDLVTCGARPLFFLDYIACGRLKPEILGPIVESAARACRDSGCALLGGETAEMPGTYNEDGLDLAGFSVGMLREDEIIDGSRIAPGDAVVGIASSGVHSNGFSLVRKALFSSGNPCGLSDTPEVLEGKTIGESLLVPTRLYVSVALEAASSGLVGGMAHITGGGLYDNIRRVIPGDLALSLDYDAWPRSPIFSLLRDRGIDESEMRKVFNLGIGFAFIVRKEKLPEFLSLLESLGEKGYVIGGVSA, from the coding sequence ATGAACCTGAACTATAGGGACGCGGGGGTGGACATTCCCCTTGCCGACCAATGGGTAGGGACCATCAGGAATATCGTCCGGTCCATGCCGGCCGACCCGAACGTCCTGGGGGGAATCGGAGGATTCAGCGGCCTCTACAGGCTTCCCGGCGGCCTTGTCCTCGCGGGGTGCTGCGACGGAGTGGGAACGAAGATCGAAGTGGCCAAGGCTGCGGGAAAATTTGACGGGATCGGCCAGGATCTGGTGGCCATGAATGTGAACGACCTTGTCACCTGCGGCGCCCGGCCCCTCTTCTTCCTGGACTACATCGCCTGCGGAAGGCTGAAACCCGAAATCCTCGGCCCCATCGTGGAAAGTGCGGCCAGGGCCTGCCGGGACAGCGGGTGTGCCCTCCTCGGGGGAGAAACTGCGGAAATGCCCGGTACCTACAACGAAGACGGACTCGATCTTGCGGGTTTTTCCGTCGGCATGCTCCGGGAGGATGAAATTATCGACGGGAGCCGTATCGCCCCCGGCGACGCCGTCGTCGGCATTGCGAGTTCGGGAGTTCACAGCAACGGTTTTTCCCTCGTCCGGAAGGCCCTTTTCTCTTCCGGCAATCCCTGCGGTCTTTCCGACACGCCGGAAGTTCTCGAGGGAAAAACCATCGGCGAGAGTCTCCTCGTCCCCACGAGACTGTATGTCTCCGTTGCCCTCGAGGCCGCCAGCTCGGGACTCGTGGGGGGCATGGCCCACATCACCGGCGGGGGGCTCTATGACAACATCCGGCGGGTCATTCCCGGAGATCTTGCCCTCTCTCTTGACTACGACGCCTGGCCCCGTTCCCCCATATTTTCCCTTCTCCGTGACCGGGGCATTGACGAGAGCGAAATGCGAAAAGTCTTCAACCTGGGCATCGGTTTTGCCTTCATCGTCAGGAAAGAGAAGCTCCCCGAGTTTCTCTCCCTTCTTGAAAGCCTGGGAGAGAAAGGATACGTCATCGGCGGGGTTTCGGCATGA
- the purN gene encoding phosphoribosylglycinamide formyltransferase codes for MTSFAVLISGRGTNMAAIARAVARGKLDARLKFVASDNPGAAGLDIARKMGFPAEMLDYGKEGRRGAEQQLALLCSRNNVEWIVLAGFMRLLSPEFVAARRGRIVNIHPSLLPSFPGRDGIGDAWRYGVKITGVTVHLVDEGVDSGPILAQKAVPVRPCDTLESLEKRIHRAEHGLYWKTLAGLFSGVPASERS; via the coding sequence ATGACATCCTTTGCCGTCCTCATCTCCGGACGGGGAACAAATATGGCCGCCATCGCCAGGGCTGTGGCCCGGGGAAAGCTGGATGCCCGCCTGAAGTTCGTCGCGAGCGACAATCCAGGGGCAGCCGGACTTGATATCGCCAGAAAAATGGGTTTTCCGGCGGAAATGCTTGATTACGGTAAGGAAGGCAGACGGGGGGCAGAACAGCAGCTCGCCCTCCTCTGCTCCCGCAATAATGTGGAGTGGATCGTCCTGGCGGGTTTCATGCGCCTCCTTTCTCCTGAATTCGTTGCAGCCCGCAGAGGCCGCATTGTGAATATCCACCCCTCTCTTCTCCCTTCATTTCCCGGCAGGGACGGCATCGGCGATGCGTGGAGATACGGGGTCAAAATTACCGGGGTAACGGTCCACCTGGTGGACGAAGGGGTGGATTCCGGACCGATACTGGCCCAGAAGGCAGTTCCCGTCCGCCCCTGTGATACCCTCGAATCCCTGGAGAAGAGAATCCACAGGGCGGAGCACGGACTGTACTGGAAGACCCTCGCCGGGCTTTTTTCCGGCGTCCCTGCATCTGAAAGGAGCTGA